A section of the Streptomyces sp. CG1 genome encodes:
- the rpsR gene encoding 30S ribosomal protein S18, with translation MSRKSDRKPAQKRPNPLDQAGITYIDYKDTDLLRKFISDRGKIRSRRVTRVTAQQQRLLARAVKNAREMALLPYSSR, from the coding sequence ATGTCCCGCAAGAGCGACCGCAAGCCCGCCCAGAAACGCCCCAACCCCCTGGACCAGGCCGGGATCACCTACATCGACTACAAGGACACCGACCTGCTGCGAAAGTTCATCTCCGACCGTGGCAAGATCCGCAGCCGCCGGGTCACCCGGGTCACCGCCCAGCAGCAGCGACTGCTGGCACGGGCCGTCAAGAACGCGCGCGAGATGGCGCTGCTGCCGTACTCCAGTCGCTGA
- a CDS encoding VOC family protein, which produces MNITHASFVTLPVTDQDRALRFYRDVLGFEVTADLQMPPGRWLQVAPKGAQTVFTLSGPGMGDFEPGSARGIMLVTTDVDADCARLAAAGTPVQGPDDLPWGCMASFTDPDGNGLMLLTEKEGF; this is translated from the coding sequence ATGAACATCACTCACGCCTCCTTCGTCACCCTCCCCGTCACCGACCAGGACCGCGCCCTGCGCTTCTACCGGGACGTCCTCGGCTTCGAGGTGACCGCCGATCTCCAGATGCCGCCGGGCCGGTGGCTCCAGGTGGCGCCGAAGGGCGCGCAGACCGTCTTCACTCTTTCGGGGCCGGGCATGGGGGATTTCGAGCCCGGGTCGGCACGGGGGATCATGTTGGTGACGACCGATGTCGACGCCGACTGTGCGCGGCTCGCCGCGGCCGGGACTCCCGTACAGGGGCCGGACGACCTCCCCTGGGGGTGCATGGCCTCGTTCACGGACCCCGACGGCAACGGTCTGATGCTGCTGACGGAGAAGGAAGGCTTCTGA
- a CDS encoding helix-turn-helix transcriptional regulator, with the protein MNGTGTAAEDRVFAALANATRREVLRLLRERGPQPVQALADHFDMRRPSLSEHLKVLREAGLVSEQRSGRQRIYRLRAAPLAEVQDWLHPYERFWRDQLKGLGDLLDRLPDDDER; encoded by the coding sequence ATGAACGGGACGGGTACCGCCGCCGAGGACCGCGTCTTCGCCGCGCTCGCCAACGCCACCCGCCGCGAGGTGCTGCGGCTGCTGCGGGAGCGCGGACCGCAGCCCGTCCAGGCCCTGGCCGACCACTTCGACATGCGCCGCCCGAGCCTCTCGGAACACCTCAAGGTGCTCCGGGAGGCAGGCCTCGTCTCCGAGCAGCGCTCCGGGCGGCAGCGCATCTACCGCCTGCGGGCGGCCCCGCTCGCCGAGGTGCAGGACTGGCTCCACCCGTACGAGCGGTTCTGGCGCGACCAGCTGAAGGGTCTCGGCGACCTCCTCGACCGGCTGCCGGACGATGACGAACGATGA
- a CDS encoding SRPBCC domain-containing protein: MSTEPDDDLTTIRVDQFFPHPPAKVWRALTDPELLVQWQMPGAEGFRLEVGHRYRMTSVPRPNSRFSGVVEVRVLAYDIERMLSVRWADADPANPADWTITWTLEHEGRGTRLFLVHEGFDPDDPAQLMARKIMDGGWRGHVLPALGQTLEQLR, from the coding sequence ATGAGCACCGAACCCGATGACGACCTGACGACCATCCGCGTCGACCAGTTCTTCCCGCACCCGCCCGCCAAGGTCTGGCGTGCCCTGACCGACCCCGAACTGCTCGTGCAGTGGCAGATGCCCGGCGCCGAGGGCTTCCGGCTGGAGGTCGGCCACCGGTACCGGATGACCTCCGTCCCGCGTCCCAACTCCCGCTTCTCCGGAGTCGTGGAGGTACGGGTCCTGGCCTACGACATCGAGCGGATGCTGTCCGTCCGCTGGGCCGACGCCGATCCAGCCAACCCGGCGGACTGGACCATCACCTGGACCCTGGAACATGAAGGGCGCGGTACGCGTCTCTTCCTAGTGCACGAGGGGTTCGATCCGGACGACCCGGCTCAGCTGATGGCGCGGAAGATCATGGACGGGGGGTGGCGGGGGCATGTCCTGCCCGCACTGGGGCAAACGCTGGAACAGCTTCGTTAA
- a CDS encoding DUF397 domain-containing protein, translating into MDRDVDGVYGGYDVYNGMAAAQLSGVAWQKSRHSNSQGSCVEFARLPGGEVAVRNSRFPDGPALVYTRAEIEAMLLGIKDGEFDHLIVS; encoded by the coding sequence GTGGACCGCGACGTTGACGGCGTGTACGGGGGGTACGACGTGTACAACGGCATGGCTGCCGCGCAGCTGAGCGGAGTGGCCTGGCAGAAGAGCAGGCACAGCAACTCGCAGGGTTCCTGCGTGGAGTTCGCGCGGCTGCCGGGCGGCGAGGTCGCCGTACGCAACTCGCGCTTCCCGGACGGCCCGGCGCTCGTCTACACGCGAGCGGAGATCGAGGCCATGCTGCTCGGCATCAAGGACGGCGAGTTCGACCACCTGATAGTGAGCTGA
- a CDS encoding ATP-binding protein has product MGTNGSTMLKPLRQGLPPLDPAAVSDAASCALPARYEAVREARHFTRDTLDKWDAGDRFDDICLVVSELVTNALRHAVPADTGRPADTGCPEAAASVRLHLMRWTERLVCAVRDPSHETPVPRDSDDFSAESGRGLFLVDSFADSWGWHPLAGTLEGKVVWALFRLRPVG; this is encoded by the coding sequence ATGGGGACGAATGGATCGACCATGCTCAAGCCGTTACGGCAGGGCCTTCCGCCGCTGGATCCCGCGGCCGTGTCCGATGCCGCCTCCTGCGCCCTGCCCGCCCGCTACGAGGCGGTGCGCGAGGCCCGGCACTTCACCCGCGACACTCTCGACAAGTGGGACGCCGGCGACCGCTTCGACGACATATGCCTGGTCGTCTCCGAACTCGTCACCAACGCCCTGCGCCATGCGGTGCCGGCCGACACCGGACGCCCCGCCGACACCGGATGCCCCGAAGCAGCCGCGTCCGTACGGCTGCACCTGATGCGCTGGACCGAGCGGCTGGTGTGCGCGGTGCGCGACCCGAGCCACGAGACGCCGGTGCCGCGGGACTCGGACGACTTCTCCGCAGAGTCCGGGCGCGGGCTGTTCCTGGTCGACTCCTTCGCCGACAGCTGGGGCTGGCATCCGCTCGCGGGCACCCTCGAGGGCAAGGTCGTCTGGGCGCTGTTCCGGCTCCGACCGGTCGGCTGA